Proteins from a genomic interval of Dama dama isolate Ldn47 chromosome 1, ASM3311817v1, whole genome shotgun sequence:
- the LOC133054562 gene encoding RNA polymerase II subunit A C-terminal domain phosphatase SSU72 like protein 3-like, giving the protein MPSSPLRVAVVCMSNVNRSMEAHRVLRKNGFHVRSFGAGSHVRLPGGAHNPPVLYDFSTSYKKMHSDLSSKDQKHYKRNGVLHILKRNERIKPGPERFQECPDPFDVIFTCGERAYNRVVADLCARDQETWQPVLVVNVDIDDTLEAASLGASIICELCQGLQQADDMQSRLAELLQAAKEKTGRSFLYTVCFY; this is encoded by the coding sequence atgccctcctccccactCAGGGTGGCTGTGGTCTGCATGAGCAACGTCAACAGGAGCATGGAAGCCCACCGCGTCCTCAGGAAGAACGGGTTCCATGTCAGGTCCTTTGGAGCCGGATCCCACGTGAGGCTCCCAGGAGGGGCACACAACCCACCCGTGCTCTATGACTTCTCCACGTCCTATAAGAAGATGCACAGTGACCTCTCCTCGAAAGATCAAAAGCACTACAAAAGGAATGGAGTCTTACACATCCTGAAGAGAAATGAGAGAATCAAGCCTGGCCCAGAAAGGTTTCAAGAGTGCCCAGATCCCTTTGATGTCATCTTCACCTGTGGGGAGAGAGCCTATAACAGGGTGGTGGCCGACCTGTGCGCCAGGGATCAGGAGACCTGGCAGCCTGTGCTGGTCGTCAACGTGGACATAGACGACACCCTGGAGGCAGCCAGCCTTGGAGCCTCGATCATCTGTGAGCTCTGCCAGGGTCTCCAGCAGGCAGATGACATGCAAAGTCGTCTGGCCGAGCTGCTCCAGGCAGCGAAGGAGAAAACAGGAAGGAGCTTTCTGTACACCGTCTGCTTCTACTGA